The Hippea jasoniae genome includes a window with the following:
- a CDS encoding LptF/LptG family permease produces the protein MKIIHRYIASNFLKTLAVAVLFSTLLFVISDFLSTLSVLIKGSVSIKKVLEYYYFYTPFLIYFTFPFVFGLSVLISLGLLSARNEIIVMRASGLSIFKIAKPVIYSAAIAVVVMFLLKEGFINYGLERASFIKHYYLKNKDYNGFYMKIGNFFIKAKSLDADKKTFIDVVAYKVEGDFSGINEVIKAKRVIIKKGRAVFEDGNKMLLKTKKTQSFNKIAIPFKGSFYQLVSLSKFKEPSIFYLFSHLYSSKGNFDFYLSKILFRIFYPFSVVILTLIALVFVLKTTPRRGGLVKNIFVGSVIFIVYIGTFELINSMGKYSIINPFWSLAIFILFWLVVSLYNLFKLGV, from the coding sequence ATGAAAATAATCCATAGATATATCGCATCAAACTTCTTAAAAACGCTTGCAGTAGCGGTTCTTTTTTCAACCCTGCTTTTTGTAATTTCCGATTTTTTATCTACTCTGTCAGTGCTTATAAAGGGCAGCGTGAGTATAAAAAAGGTTTTGGAGTATTACTACTTCTATACGCCGTTTTTAATATACTTCACATTTCCGTTTGTGTTTGGTTTATCGGTTTTGATTAGTCTGGGTTTGCTTTCTGCAAGAAACGAGATTATCGTTATGCGTGCAAGTGGTTTAAGTATATTTAAGATTGCAAAGCCTGTGATATACAGCGCTGCTATAGCTGTTGTTGTGATGTTTCTGCTTAAAGAGGGTTTTATAAACTACGGTCTTGAGAGGGCATCGTTTATAAAGCACTACTATTTAAAAAATAAGGATTACAACGGCTTTTATATGAAAATAGGCAACTTTTTTATTAAGGCTAAGAGCTTAGATGCAGATAAAAAGACCTTTATAGATGTTGTTGCCTATAAGGTAGAAGGGGATTTTTCAGGTATAAACGAAGTTATAAAAGCAAAAAGGGTTATTATAAAAAAGGGTAGGGCTGTTTTTGAAGATGGAAACAAAATGCTTTTGAAAACCAAAAAAACCCAGAGTTTTAATAAAATTGCAATACCGTTTAAAGGCTCATTTTACCAGCTTGTTAGTTTATCAAAGTTTAAAGAGCCATCTATCTTTTATCTTTTTTCTCATCTATACTCATCCAAAGGCAATTTTGACTTCTATCTATCAAAAATCCTTTTTAGGATCTTTTACCCCTTTTCGGTTGTAATTTTGACATTAATTGCCCTTGTATTTGTTCTAAAAACAACACCACGAAGGGGAGGTCTTGTAAAAAATATCTTTGTTGGCTCGGTAATTTTTATTGTTTATATCGGCACTTTTGAACTGATTAACTCGATGGGCAAATACTCGATTATTAATCCCTTCTGGTCTTTAGCTATTTTTATCCTTTTCTGGCTGGTTGTTTCTTTGTATAATCTCTTTAAGCTTGGCGTTTGA
- a CDS encoding pyruvate, water dikinase regulatory protein produces the protein MAEKKFIYLISDGTGETASKIARAFLVQFRYPDVVQRKFIEVREEEQIDEIVNKAIEEKPLVISTIADKKLRDYANDKFKAVGIEVLDLFGYYIERFEKFFGQKARNISGLLHKISDQYFEKVKAIEYTVEHDDNRSSRRLDEADIILVGLSRTSKTPLSIYLAQEGGYKVANFAIVKGEKLPDALFKVDQNKIVGLTIDPMRLYEIRKQRAKKLGIENSSYASLSRIYEEVEYANSIFRQHPQWLIIDVTNRSVEESASEIVSKLFGRKL, from the coding sequence ATGGCAGAAAAAAAGTTTATTTATCTTATCTCTGACGGCACAGGAGAGACGGCATCAAAGATTGCAAGGGCGTTTTTGGTGCAGTTTAGGTATCCTGATGTTGTTCAAAGGAAATTTATAGAGGTGCGAGAAGAAGAGCAGATCGATGAGATTGTAAATAAAGCAATCGAAGAAAAACCGCTTGTAATTAGCACTATTGCTGATAAAAAACTGAGGGATTATGCAAATGATAAGTTTAAAGCAGTTGGCATTGAGGTGCTTGATCTATTTGGCTATTATATAGAAAGGTTTGAGAAGTTTTTTGGTCAAAAGGCACGCAATATTTCGGGTCTTTTGCATAAGATTTCAGACCAATATTTTGAAAAGGTTAAAGCTATTGAATATACTGTGGAACATGACGACAACAGAAGCAGCAGGCGTCTTGATGAGGCAGATATTATACTTGTAGGGTTATCACGAACAAGCAAGACGCCCTTAAGTATTTATCTTGCTCAGGAAGGGGGCTATAAGGTAGCCAATTTTGCAATTGTAAAGGGTGAAAAACTCCCCGATGCGCTATTTAAGGTTGATCAAAACAAGATTGTAGGATTGACAATAGACCCGATGAGGCTGTATGAAATCAGAAAGCAGAGAGCGAAGAAATTAGGAATTGAAAATTCATCATATGCATCACTAAGCAGGATCTACGAAGAGGTAGAGTATGCAAATTCAATTTTCAGGCAGCATCCTCAATGGTTGATTATCGATGTAACAAACCGCTCGGTTGAGGAGTCTGCCAGCGAAATAGTTTCAAAACTATTTGGAAGAAAACTTTAA
- a CDS encoding DUF948 domain-containing protein yields the protein METLAQLSLVVIGLVYAGLAIAGLVGIIVLIKLYSDMKKKLDDVVKQVEPYQSKLDDMLYKTQQLLAVAEGLAEDVKELSSKAKDTGIEVMDKAKETSFEIMDKTKGTVVEVTSLVVDTKTRVENHTNYIFNRVKTIEEKLDNIYAFLTGISNFVSKLVK from the coding sequence ATGGAAACATTAGCACAGTTGTCTTTGGTTGTTATTGGTTTGGTTTATGCAGGTCTTGCTATAGCAGGTCTTGTAGGGATTATTGTTCTAATCAAGCTTTACTCGGATATGAAGAAAAAGCTTGACGATGTTGTAAAGCAGGTTGAACCCTATCAGTCAAAGCTTGATGATATGCTGTATAAAACACAGCAGCTGCTTGCAGTAGCAGAAGGATTGGCTGAGGATGTAAAGGAGTTAAGTTCAAAAGCAAAAGATACAGGTATTGAGGTAATGGATAAGGCAAAAGAAACATCGTTTGAAATTATGGATAAAACAAAGGGTACAGTAGTTGAAGTTACATCACTTGTTGTGGATACAAAAACGAGGGTTGAAAATCACACAAATTATATATTCAATAGGGTTAAAACAATTGAGGAGAAATTGGATAACATCTACGCATTCTTAACGGGAATCAGTAATTTTGTTTCAAAACTTGTAAAATAA